The Conger conger chromosome 15, fConCon1.1, whole genome shotgun sequence genome contains a region encoding:
- the chrna5 gene encoding neuronal acetylcholine receptor subunit alpha-5, whose translation MLSIISLLPLSSYAKTEDKLFKHLFRNYHKWVRPVEHLNGTVRVKFGLAISQLVDVDEKNQLMTTNVWMKQEWVDMKLRWDPDQYQGITAIRVPSDSIWIPDIVLFDNADGRFEGTVTKAVVKYDGTISWTPPANYKSACTIDVTFFPFDLQNCSMKFGSWTYDGSQVDILLEDFHVDKRDYFDNGEWEIVTATGSRGLRTDGSCFYPSITYSFIIRRLPLFYTLFLIIPCIGLSFLTILVFYLPSNGGEKITLCTSVLVSLTVFLLVIEEIIPSSSKVIPLIGEYLVFTMIFVTLSIVITVFAINIHHRSSATHHSMAPWVRRVFLHRLPKLLCMRSHVDRYAVPGGSGGGHRAGAGKDTRGSGLETTPLLSSRNNLQAALESIRYITQHVLKENKVREVVQDWKFVAQVLDRVFLWTFLLVSVLGSALLFIPVIYKWANIIVPSYAGAGS comes from the exons GTGAGGCCAGTGGAGCACCTCAATGGGACAGTGAGAGTCAAATTTGGGCTGGCAATCTCCCAGTTGGTGGATGTG GATGAGAAGAACCAGCTCATGACAACAAACGTGTGGATGAAACAG GAATGGGTGGACATGAAGCTGAGGTGGGACCCGGACCAGTACCAGGGCATCACTGCGATCAGAGTGCCTTCTGACTCCATCTGGATCCCCGATATCGTTCTGTTCGACAA TGCAGATGGACGTTTCGAGGGCACTGTGACGAAGGCTGTAGTCAAATATGACGGCACAATATCCtggacccctccagccaattACAAGTCGGCTTGCACGATTGACGTCACCTTCTTCCCCTTTGACCTCCAGAACTGCTCAATGAAGTTTGGTTCCTGGACCTATGACGGCTCTCAG GTGGACATTCTCCTGGAAGACTTTCATGTGGACAAGCGTGATTACTTCGATAACGGGGAATGGGAGATCGTGACCGCCACAGGCAGTCGAGGCCTGAGGACGGATGGCTCCTGCTTCTACCCCTCCATCACGTACTCCTTCATCATCCGTAGGCTCCCGCTCTTCTACaccctcttcctcatcatccCCTGCATCGGCCTCTCCTTCCTCACTATCCTGGTCTTCTACCTGCCCTCCAACGGCGGGGAGAAGATCACCCTCTGCACCTCCGTCCTGGTGTCCCTCACGGTTTTCCTCCTGGTGATCGAGGAGATCATCCCCTCCTCCTCTAAGGTGATCCCACTGATCGGGGAGTACCTGGTGTTCACCATGATCTTCGTCACCCTCTCCATCGTCATCACCGTCTTCGCCATAAACATCCACCACCGCTCCTCGGCCACGCATCACAGCATGGCGCCCTGGGTCCGCCGCGTCTTCCTCCACCGGTTACCCAAGCTGCTGTGCATGCGCAGCCACGTGGACCGCTACGCGGTGCCCGGGGGGTCAGGCGGAGGTCACAGGGCAGGAGCTGGCAAGGACACGAGAGGCTCCGGTTTGGAGACgacccctctcctctcatccaGGAACAACCTGCAGGCAGCACTGGAGTCCATCCGCTATATCACCCAGCACGTGCTGAAGGAGAACAAGGTCCGAGAG GTTGTACAGGACTGGAAGTTTGTGGCACAGGTGCTGGaccgtgtgtttctgtggaccTTTCTCCTGGTCTCAGTCTTGGGCTCAGCCCTGCTCTTCATCCCTGTGATCTACAAGTGGGCCAACATCATCGTCCCCAGCTATGCTGGCGCAGGAAGCTAA